One part of the Nostoc sp. PCC 7120 = FACHB-418 genome encodes these proteins:
- a CDS encoding protealysin inhibitor emfourin, which yields MRVLLERTGGFAGISKRINIDTSQLSQQKAEELCRLVTAANLFQLPTLQGDGVRPTVSYELNPTPSDRFQYQITLEDNGKTHTIIVGEAALPHSLKMLIEWLNQAASL from the coding sequence ATGCGGGTATTATTGGAACGCACAGGCGGCTTTGCGGGGATTAGTAAGAGAATTAATATTGATACAAGTCAACTATCGCAGCAAAAGGCTGAGGAACTATGCCGACTGGTGACAGCAGCAAATTTATTTCAACTACCAACACTTCAAGGTGATGGGGTTCGACCCACAGTCAGCTATGAGCTAAACCCCACGCCAAGCGATCGCTTTCAGTATCAGATAACTTTAGAAGATAATGGTAAAACGCACACGATAATTGTTGGTGAAGCAGCATTACCTCATAGCTTAAAAATGCTGATTGAATGGCTAAATCAAGCAGCTTCTTTATAA
- a CDS encoding rRNA large subunit pseudouridine synthase E, with amino-acid sequence MTNDDRYIIFHKPYGVLSQFTQESPKHITLKDYIDVPDVYPVGRLDWDSEGLLLLTNNGRLQHRLSDPRFGHERTYWVQVERIPDEEAISKLQTGVEIRDYRTRPAKVGLLPEYPPVGDRQPPIRFRKNVPTAWLEMTLTEGKNRQVRRMTAAVGFPTLRLVRVSIGHLRLDGLALGEWRDLTSLELKLLHDSSQSRGIGKFPS; translated from the coding sequence ATGACTAATGACGATCGCTATATTATTTTTCATAAACCCTACGGTGTCCTGAGCCAGTTTACTCAGGAATCGCCTAAGCATATAACTCTTAAAGATTATATTGATGTACCCGATGTTTATCCTGTGGGGAGATTGGATTGGGATAGTGAAGGGTTACTATTATTAACCAATAATGGCAGGTTGCAACATCGGCTTTCTGATCCGCGTTTTGGTCATGAGCGGACTTACTGGGTACAGGTAGAGCGTATTCCTGATGAGGAGGCTATCAGCAAGCTACAAACAGGGGTGGAGATTCGAGATTATCGCACGCGGCCAGCAAAAGTTGGATTATTACCAGAATATCCGCCTGTGGGCGATCGCCAACCACCTATAAGATTTCGCAAAAATGTTCCCACTGCTTGGTTAGAAATGACTTTGACTGAAGGGAAAAATCGTCAAGTCCGGCGCATGACTGCGGCTGTGGGGTTTCCGACTTTGCGGTTAGTACGGGTCAGTATAGGTCATTTACGCTTGGATGGTCTGGCTTTAGGTGAGTGGCGTGATCTCACTTCCTTGGAACTTAAGTTACTGCATGATTCGTCTCAGAGTCGAGGGATAGGCAAATTTCCTAGTTAA